From the genome of Vicia villosa cultivar HV-30 ecotype Madison, WI linkage group LG2, Vvil1.0, whole genome shotgun sequence, one region includes:
- the LOC131649942 gene encoding uncharacterized protein LOC131649942, which produces MRMLAYGVAVDAVDEYIKIGGTTALECLRRFYKGIIHLYEPMYRRAPAQDDLQRILHVSEMRGFPGMIGSIDCMHWESKNCPTAWEGQFTQGDKGTTTVILEAVVTYDLWIWHAFFGCPGTLNDINILDHSPVFDDVEHGNTP; this is translated from the coding sequence ATGCGAATGTTAGCATATGGTGTGGCGGTCGATGCGGTCGATGAATACATCAAAATAGGAGGTACTACAGCATTGGAGTGCTTGCGTAGATTCTATAAAGGAATCATACATTTGTATGAGCCAATGTATCGTAGAGCCCCAGCTCAAGATGACCTACAAAGAATATTGCATGTTAGTGAAATGCGGGGGTTCCCGGGGATGATTGGGAGTATTGATTGCATGCACTGGGAATCGAAAAATTGTCCTACAGCATGGGAAGGTCAATTTACTCAGGGAGATAAGGGAACCACCACTGTTATTCTTGAAGCAGTTGTAACTTATGATCTATGGATTTGGCATGCCTTTTTTGGATGTCCGGGCACATTGAATGATATAAACATTTTAGATCATTCACCTGTGTTCGATGATGTTGAACATGGAAATACTCCATGA